The Brevundimonas vesicularis genome includes the window GGGCATCCGCGAGTTCGGCATGGCCGCGGCCATGAACGGCCTGGCCCTGCACGGCGGGGTCATTCCCTACGGCGGCACCTTCATGGTGTTTTCGGACTACAGCCGCCCGGCCATCCGCCTGGGGGCCTTGATGGGCGTGCGCGCCATCCACGTCCTGACGCACGACTCGATCGGGCTGGGCGAAGACGGCCCGACGCACCAGCCGGTCGAACATCTGGCGGCGCTGCGCGCCATTCCGAACCTGCTGGTCTTCCGCCCCGCCGACACCATCGAGGCCATGGAATGCTGGCAGATCGCCCTGCAGACCAAGACCGCGCCAGCGGCCCTGGCCCTGTCGCGCCAGAAGACACCAGCCGTCCGCACCGTCGCCGCGACGGAAAACCTGTCCGCCAAGGGCGCCTATGAGATCAAGGCCGCCAGTGGCGAGGCCAAGGTGACCCTGTTCGGCACCGGCACGGAACTGGCTCTGGCGCTGAAGGCCGCCGAGACGCTGGAAGCCGAGGGCGTGGCGACCCGCGTCGTCTCGGTCCCCTCGTTCGAACTGTTCGAACAGCAGGACGCCGCCTATCAGGCCTCGGTCATCGGCCGCGGCACGGTCCGCGTCGCCGTGGAAGCCGCGATCAAGCAAGGCTGGGAACGCTTCATCGGCGAAGACGGCGCCTTCATCGGCATGACCGGCTTCGGCGCCTCGGCCCCGGCCGAGGTTCTGTACGAGAAGTTCGGCATCACCTCGGACGCCATCGTCGCGGCGGTCAAGGCGCGCCTGTAACGCCCAAGTCCTCTCCCGTGGCGCGACGCTTCACGGGGGAGGATTTCTTTGAAAGCAGAAGCCATGAGCCGGATCGGCGCGATCACCCTGCTGGTCCACGACTATGACGCGGCCATCGCCTTCTATGTCGGCAAGCTGGGCTTCGCGCTCAGCGAAGACACCGACATGGGCGGCGGCAAACGCTGGGTGCGGGTCACGCCCAAAGGCGGCGAGACCAGCCTGTCGCTGGCGCGCGCCACGACCGACGCGCAGAAGGCTCAGGTCGGCAACCAGGCCGGCGGCCGGGTCTGGCTGTTTCTGGAAACCGACGACCTGATGCGCGACCACGCCGCCTGGCTTGCCGCCGGCGTCCACTTCCGCGAAACCCCGCGACATGAGACCTATGGCAAGGTGGTGGTCTTTGAAGACCTCTACGGCAACGCCTGGGACCTGATCGAACCCGCTACCGGAGCCTGACGCCCATGAAACTCGGCACCCCGCTTTCCGACACCGCCGTGCGCGTCATGCTGCTGGGCTCGGGCGAACTGGGCAAGGAGGTCGCCATCGAGCTTCAGCGGCTTGGCGTCGAGGTCATCGCCGTCGATCGTTATCCCAACGCGCCGGCCATGCAGGTCGCGCACCGCAGTCATGTCATCCCCATGACCGACGCCCAGGTGCTGAACGGCGTCATCCTGGCCGAAGCCCCACACTTCATCGTGCCCGAGATCGAGGCCATCGCTACCGAGGTCCTGGCCGATATCGAGGCCGCCGGCATGGCGACGGTCATCCCGACGGCTCGCGCGGTGCAGCTGACGATGAACCGCGAGGGCATCCGCAAACTGGCCGCCGAAGCGCTGGGCCTGCCCACCAGCCCCTACGCCTTCGCCGGCTCGGCCGAGGAACTGGCCGCCGGCGCCGAGGCCGTCGGCTATCCCAACTTCGTCAAGCCGGTCATGTCGTCGTCGGGCAAGGGCCAGTCCTTCGTCGAAAGCGCCGATGAAGTCGCCGACGCCTGGACCTACGCCCAGGACAGCGGCCGCGTCGCCGGCGCCCGCGTCATCGTCGAGGGCCGGATCGACTTCGACTTCGAGATCACGCTGCTGACCGTCCGCTCGCGCGGCGCCGACGGCACGACCCGCACCGATTTCTGCGCGCCCATCGGCCACCGCCAGGTCAAGGGCGACTACGTCGAAAGCTGGCAGCCGCAGGCCATGACGCCCGCTGCGCTGGCCGCCTCCCAGCACATCGCCGCCAAGGTTACTGCGGCCTTGGGCGGTTACGGCGTCTTCGGCGTCGAACTGTTCGTCAAAGGCGATCAGGTCTGGTTCTCCGAGGTTTCTCCTCGCCCCCACGACACCGGCCTGGTCACCTTGGCCAGCCAGACCATGAGTGAGTTTGCGCTGCACGCCCGCGCCATCCTGGGCCTGCCCGTCGACGTGAGCCAGCGCGAACCCGCCGCCAGCGCCGTCATCTACGGCGGCCTGGACGCGCAAGGGATCGCCTTCGAGGGCGTCGCGGAGGCCCTGTCGGTCCCGACCGCCGATCTGCGTCTGTTCGGAAAGCCCGAAGCCTTCGAGCGCCGCCGCATGGGCGTGGCTGTCGCCCGCGGCGCCGACGTCGAACAGGCCCGCGACCGCGCGCGCGAAGCCGCCGGACGGGTCAAAGTCGTTCGGAACTGACACCGCCGTCTCCTCCCCGCTAGCGGGGAGGGGGACCGCGAAGCGGTGGAGGGGTTCCTGAAGTCCCATTGGCGCTCGTGATCCTGTGGAGAACCCCTCCGTCTCTCCGCTGCGCTTCGAGCCACCTCCCCATGAATGGGGAGGAGACGTATTTCTACGACTTTAGTCGATTGGCCTTGTCCCGCATTGTGGTGCAAACCAAGGGCGAGGGTCGCAGTCAGCCGGCCGGGAGGGATCTGTCGTGGGCAAACTCAGCACACCCATAATCTTCGGCGCCATCGCCATCCTGGGGGCGGTGTCCCTCGGCATCATCGCCCTGCATCAGGGCGAAAGCATCAGCGCGGTCTGGATGGTGGTCGCCGCCGTCTGCACCTATGCGATCGCCTATCGGTTCTACAGCCGCTACCTGGCCAACAAGGTCATGCAGCTGAACCCCGCGCGCCTGACCCCGGCCATGCGGCGCAACGACGGGCTCGACTATGTGCCGACGCCCAAGAACGTCCTGTTCGGCCATCACTTCGCCGCCATCGCCGGCGCAGGCCCGCTGGTCGGGCCGGTGCTGGCCGCCCAGATGGGCTATCTGCCGGGCGTCCTGTGGATTCTGGTCGGCGCCGTGCTGGCCGGCGCGGTGCAGGACATGATGGTCCTGTTCATGTCCACGCGTCGCGACGGCAAGTCGTTGGGCGATATGATCCGCACCGAAATGGGCAACATCCCCGGCATCATCGCCCAAGTCGGCGTTTTGATGATCATGGTCATCATCCTGGCGGTGCTGGCCCTGGTCGTGGTCAAGGCCTTGGCCGAAAGCCCGTGGGGCACCTTCACCGTCGCCGCCACCATCCCCATCGCCATCTTCATGGGCCTGTACACCCGCTTCCTGCGGCCGGGCCGCGTGGGCGAGGTTTCGGTGATCGGCGTCGTCCTGCTGATCCTGGCCATCATCGGCGGCGGCCATATCGCGGCCGATCCGTTCTGGGGTCCGGCCTTCACCCTGACCGGCCCGACTCTGGCGATCCTGATGATGGTCTATGGCTTCATCGCCTCGGTCATTCCGGTGTGGCTGCTCCTGGCGCCGCGCGACTATCTGTCGACCTTCCTGAAGATTGGCGCGATCGTGGCCCTGGCCGTCGGCATCCTGATCGTGCGTCCGCACCTTCAGATGCCGGCCATCACCCCCTTCATCGACGGCACCGGCCCGGTCTTCGCCGGCGCTCTGTTCCCCTTCCTGTTCATCACCATCGCCTGCGGCGCGGTGTCGGGCTTCCACGCTTTGATCTCGTCGGGCACCACGCCCAAGCTGCTGGAGAACGAAGCCCAGATCCCCATGATCGGCTACGGCGCCATGCTGTGCGAAAGCTTCGTCGCCGTCATGGCCCTGATCGCCGCCACGGTTCTGGACCCCGCGGTCTATTTCGCCATGAACAGCCCGGTCGCCGTCATCGGCAAGGATGCGGCCTCCGCCGCCGCCGCCGTGGCCCAGTGGGGCTTCCACATCACGCCCGGAGAGCTGGAACAGCTGGCCCGCGACGTGGGCGAACATTCGATCTTGTCACGCGCAGGCGGCGCCCCGACCCTGGCGGTCGGCATGGCGCACATCCTGTCCGGCGTGATCGGCGGCAAGGCCATGATGGCCTTCTGGTATCACTTCGCCATCCTGTTCGAGGCCCTGTTCATCCTGACCACCGTGGACGCCGGCACCCGCGTCTGCCGCTTCATGATCCAGGATCTGCTGGGCGTCGCCGTCCCCAAGATGCGCGAGACCAAGTCCTGGGGCGCCAATGTCGTCGCCACGGCCCTGACGGTCGGGCTGTGGGGCTATTTCCTCTACACCGGCGTGGTCGATCCGCTGGGCGGCATCAACAGCCTGTGGCCCCTGTTTGGCATCGCCAACCAGATGCTGGCCGCCGTCGCCCTGATCCTGGGCACCGTCGTCCTGTTCAAGATGAAGCGCGAGAAGTTCGCCTGGGTCATGGTCGTTCCCGCGACCTGGCTGCTGATCTGCACCCTGACGGCGGGCTTCCAGAAGCTGTTCCACCCGGACGTCCGCATCGGCTTCCTGTCCCACGCCCGCAAATATCAGGAGGCGCTGGGCGCCGGCGAACTGATCGCCCCGGCCAAGAGCATCGGCGACATGCACCGCATCGTCGTCAACGACTACGTCAACTCGACCCTGACGGCGGGCTTCCTGTTCGTGGTCGTCACCATGGTTGTCTATGGCGTCCTGGCGTGCCGCAAGGCCTATGCGAACAACCGCCCGACGGTCCGCGAGTATCCGGAAAGCCACCAACTGACGGCGGCCGACGAGGCGGCGGATGCGGCCCGTGCCTGACGTTCAGGACGACCTGCTGTGCCTGTGTCGCGACACCGCCCTGCGGTGGGGTCGCGGCGTTCGGCGCACGGCCGGCGCCATGATCGGTCAGCCGGATTATCAGGCCTATGTCGATCACGCGGCGACGACCCATCCCGACCAGCCGCCGCTGGACAAGACCGCCTTCTTCCGCCTGCACGAGCAGCGCCGCTTCGGCGGCGCCGGCGGGTTCAAATGCTGCTGATCTAGAGGCCGCTGGCGGGCGTCGAAGCCCTCGCCCGCTCCTCCGCTCGAAGCGCGGCGATCGCCGCCTCCAGCGTCGGGTCGTCGCCCGCGCGGCGCTGGGCCACGGTGCGGGGCGCGGCGATGTCCGGGGTGACCCCCCGCTTCTCCAGCCGAATCCCGCCCGAGGTCACGAAGTCCGCCCGGCTGAGCGTCAGCCGCCCGCCGTCCGGCAGATTGGTCTCTTGGGCGATCAGCACCGATCCCCCCGTCTTCTCGCCCAACACGATGCCGCGCCGCGCCTCCTGCAGGGCGGCCGGTGTCAGTTCGGCGGCGCTGCGGCTGCCCTGATCCACCAGAACCGCCACATCATTGGCCAGGGGATCGCGCCGATCGCCGCAGTCGCCCGCCGCCCTCAGAACCACGGGCCGACCGCTGCGTCCCGTTCGCGTCGCCCAGACCTGATCGCGCGGCAGGAAACAGGTCAGGACCGATTCCGCCTCCATCAGCCGCCCGCCGGGATTGCCGCGCAGGTCCAGCACCACGTCGATATCCGGCGGCAAGCCTTCCAGTTCGCTGCCCATCCAGGCGCCCAGGCCCTTGTCGAACTGCTCGACGCGCAGCACCAGCACCCCCGGTCGCGACTTGTCGGCGGTGAATGGTTTGATGGCCTCCATCACCCGCGGCGTCAGGGCGATCTCGCGCCTCTGTCCCGCATCGTCGGTCAGCACCAGTTGCACCGGAACCCCGTCATAGCTCTCGACGTCCGGTCCCCAGGGCTTCCCGTCGACCGAGTTTAGGGCCCAGCCCATCTGCACCCCCGCCGCCTCGGCCGGTGAGCCGGGCCGGACACGCTCGACGGTCCAGTCGTCCGGCGTCTCGCCCCGCATCAGGGTCAGGCCCATCACGGCGCGCCGGGCGAACTGCGCCTCCTGACGCCGCACCGCCGCCGGCGGGCTGGCCGCCGCATGACCGTCGTCCAGCAGATCCAGCATCGCATTGATGACGCGGTACAGCCCCCGCTCGTCGCTCGCCGCCAAGGCCTGGGGCCGGAACGTCGCCCGCGCGGCGTTCCAATCCACGCCCTGCAGGGTCGGATCGTAATAGCCCCGCCGCACCTCGCTCCACACCCGGTCGAACACCCGCTGGTTCAACCGCGCGCGGTCACGCGAGGGCGCTGTGGCGACGACCGGATCGACAACCGGCGAATCGACCGGTTGGGCCACGGCCGGAACGCTCAGCGGCAGGCCGAGCAACAGAAGGCTGAAAAGCCGGGCGGAAACGCTCAGACGCATGACCATCATCTGACGCCAGTCGCCCGTCTCGCTCAAGTCACGACTGCGCGCTATTCGGGCACCCGCACCCCGTCCCAGGCGAAGACGCCGCCGCTGTCGGCCGGGCTCAGGTTCGACAGCACGGACAGCAGCCGCTCGGCGGAATAGTCGGCTGTGAACAACTTGCCCTCGGCCACCCCCTTCTGAAACGGCGCGCTCAGGTCCGTCGCCACCGTGCCCGGATGCAGACCGGCGATCACGGCCTGCGGATGGCTGCGCGCCATCTCGACCGACAGATTGCGCAGGATCATGTTTAGCGCCGCCTTGGACGCGCGATAGGCGTGCCAGCCGCCCAGCCGGTTGTCGCCTATCGACCCCACCCGCGCCGACAGGGCCGCGAACACAGCCCGCCGATCGCGCGGCATCAGCGGCAGCAGATGTTTCGCCGCCAGCGCAGGCCCCACCGCATTGACGCGGTAGTCCCGCAACAGGTGTTCCGCATCCAACTGACGAAACGACCGTTCCGGCTGACGCCCGTCGTGCAGCACCCCGGTCGCCACCACGATCACGGTTGGGGCCGGCCCCTGGCCGATCCGTTCGGCGGCCGACGCCAAACTGGCCTCATCCTCCAGATCGGCGGCCAAACCTTGCGCGCCCGCCACATCCGCGCCGGACCGCGACACGGCCCAGACTGTATCGAACGCGCCGTCCGCCGCGATCCGCTCGACCATCGCACGGCCGATGCCGCCCGTCGCCCCGATCACCACCGCCGATCCGTTCATCGCGTCTCCCTTCGTCGTTCGTCCCATGATAGGGGCGCGGCATGAGCATCACCACGGTCGGCCTCGATGCCGACGACACCCTCTGGCACAACGAGACGATCTTCCGCCTGACCCATGCGCGGTTCGTCGATCTTCTGGCCGACCACGGCGACGAGGCGACCATCGAGGCGCGCCTGGCCGAAACCGAGCAACGCAACCTGCGGCTCTATGGCTACGGCATCAAGGGCTTCACCCTGTCGATGATCGAGACGGCGATGGAGCTGACGAACGGCGAGGCTCCGCCCCATGTCGTGCGCGAGATCCTGGCCGCCGGTCGCGAGATGCTGGCCCATCCGGTCGAGACCCTGCCCGGCGTGGATGCGGTCGTCGCCGAACTGTCCGAAAAATACCGCCTGGTCCTGATCACCAAGGGCGACCTTCTGGACCAGGAGCGCAAGCTGGCGGCCTCAGGCCTGGGCGACCTGTTCAGCGCCGTCGAGATCGTCTCCGAAAAGGATCGCGCCACCTACGAGCGGGTCTTCAACCGCCACGGCACCGGCCCCGCCGAGGCCGTCATGGCCGGCAACTCCATGAAGTCCGACGTCCTGCCCGCCATCGCCGCCGGCGCCTTCGGCGTCCACATCCCCTATCACGTCACCTGGGCCCACGAGCTGGCCGACGCCCCGGTGGACGAGCCACGCTACGTCTCCCTCGCCCGCATCGACGAACTCCCCAACTGGATCGCGGCGATCGACCAATGAAATATCGACCAAGATGCGCGCTGGTCGATAATTAATTTCAGTCACCGAAATGCAGACGTGCTTCTTTTACGACAGGTTTTGAAATCCTTTTACCCGAGTGACAGTTTGATGATCGCGGCGCTTGACGCAGCCACCTGTGTCAGCTTTGTGCCCATCACATGGCGGTTTGAACATGTTATAGACTTCACAATGCCGCATCTGCTCAGGGAGAATTTATGCGCCATCTTCTTTTGACATCTACTGTCTTGGCGGGCGTGCTCGTTACGACCAGCGTCGCAGCACAAACGACTGAGCAGGAAACGCTCAACGCAGGACCAGTGTCGGCTCAGGCTCAGCCCGCAGATCAGGTTGCAGAAATCGTCGTTACCGGCTCACGCATCCGGCGCGACCCAGTGAACTCGGCGACCCCGCTCATTCAGGTTTCTGGCGAGCAACTGCTGACCACCGGCCAATCGACTGTCATCGACTATCTCGCTACGATTCCGGCCCTGTCGAACTCACAAGTGCCTTCCGACAGCACGGGCGTCCTCGGTATCGGCGGCCTTTCATTCGCCAACCTGCGCTCGCTCGGCGCCGGTCGTACCCTGACCTTGGTCGATGGCCGTCGCCACGTAGGTTCACAGGGCGGCACACTGTCGGTTGACGTCGACACCATCCCCCGACTGTTGATCCAGAACATCGAAATTATCACGGGTGGCGCATCGTCGGTTTACGGTGCCGACGCCGTCTCGGGCGTTCTGAACTTCGTCCTGCGCAAGGACTTCGAAGGTCTGGAATTGGACGCCAACTATGGCATGATCAACGATAACGGCGAAGCGACCCGCCGTGTTTCGGCCCTGCTGGGCAAGAACTTCTTTGACGATCGCCTGAATGTCTACGGCTTCGGCGAATACGAGAAGCTTGACGAAGTGCAGTCGATGGACATCGACTGGCTTCGTAATGCCCGTGGCCTGGTCGGCATCGACGCCGATCCGACCAACGCTCGTTATGACGGCGACCGCGACAACCAGCTGTTTTACGGTTACCGCACCCTCCAACGCCCGCGTTGGGGCCAGACGACCTTGGCTAACAACCAGCAGGCCAGTTCGCTGAACGATCCGGACGTGCCGTACGCCAACTGCGCTAGCGTCGTCACCGCGATCGGCGGCAGCAGCGCGAACTGCTTCTCGGTCGAACCGGGTCGCACCTGGGTGTTCGATGGCACGACCGCCCGTCTGGCCAACTTCGGCCAACGTATCGGCAACACCGGAATCAACCGTCCGCTGACCATCGGCGGCGACGGCGATCAACCGGCCGAGTTCTCGACCATCACGCGCGTCCCCGCCTCGGAGTCTCAGCGTTATCAGGTCGGCGCGAACTTCAAGGTCACCAACGACATCCTGGCCTTCGTCGAAGCCAAATATGTGACCGAAGACACGCACTTCTCGTCTCAACCAGACTTCTACGACTTCATCCTCGGAGATGACCTGCCGAACAGCTTCTACGGTACCGCGACCACAGCGAACCAGATCGGTTCGAACTACAACTTCTTCAATCGCCAAGGTCTGCGTATCGCCGACAACGCCTACATCCCTGACAATCTGCGTCAGGCGATCTACGCAAACCGTATCACTCTCTACAATCCGCCAACCGCGACCGAGCCGAGCACTGTCGCTGGTACGGCCGCAGCCCCTTATGCGCGTCACACCCTGTTCGGCGAAAACCGCGACCAATACAGCACGCGTGACCTGCTACGCTTCGTGGCCGGCGTTCAAGGCAGCTTGGACTCGGTGTCCTTCGTCAAGAACGTCGATTGGAGCCTGTCCTACACCTATGGTCAGGTCGAGGTTGAAGAGACGGAAACCGGCACAGATGCCCTACGGGTCAACTTGGCGGCCGACGCCGTGCGAGACACGGCTGGCATCCTTGGCACGCCCGGCGCCATTGTGTGCCGTTCGCAACTGCTGAACGCTCAAGGCCTCCCGCTAGACGACTACTTCCTGCCCTTCAATGATCTGCGTGACAGCCAGGTCGGTCGTGACGCGGTCGCCAACTGCCAACCGCTGAACATCTTCGGCGTCGGCAACCAGAGCCAAGCTGCTCGCGACTACATCAATGCGTTCGTCAACTACACCGAGCGTAATGAGCAGGAAGACGCCATCGCATCGGTTTCCGGCCAGCTGTGGGACTTCTGGGGCGCCGGTCCGATCGGTTTGGCGTTGGGTTACGAGCATCGTCGCGAATACACCGAAGCTGTCGGACGTGACGCCTCCACTGCCGGGCGTGCGCTGTTCCTGAACGGTGGTCCGGACTTCCCGGGTGCGGAATATACTAGCGACGAAGGTTTCACGGAACTGTCGCTGCCGCTGTTCCGCGACTCCATTCTAGGCGAGTACGCTGAACTGAGCGGATCGTATCGTTACTTTGACTACAGCACTGCGGGAACAGGTGACGTTTACGGCGTGAACCTGATCTATCGTCCGATCCGCGACATCACATTCAAGACCAGCTTCAATACGTCCTTCCGGGCACCTGACCTCAGCGAAAACTTCTCCCCGCTGGGCGAAACTTTCGCCAACGGCTTTGTTGATCCCTGCGCCACAGCAAATATTGCTTTGCAAACGGCGGAAATTCGCGCCAATCGGATCGCCAACTGTACGGCCCTGGCGCAAGCTAGCGGCCTGACCTTCGACTTTGCCGGAAATACTGCAACCAACACCGATGACTTCAACCCGGTGTACGGCAGCGGCGTATCGGGCGTAACGGGTGGCAACCCCAACCTGACACCCGAAGAGTCGGAATCCTTCACCTTCTCGACCGTATTGCAGCCCCGGTTCATTCCGAACTTCAGCTTGGTGCTCGATTACTATGAAATCGAGATTACGCAGGTGATCGCCTTCGTGTCGGCTCAGACTGCCGCCAACAACTGCGTCAATGGCCCGGGTCTGAATAACTCCGCCTGCGCCACCATCTTCCGTAATAATCCGCAGATTCCGTTCGGCTTGGGCGCTCCGGCGAACGATCCGATTGGCGGTTTCGTCGAAGGCGCGCTGAACTATGCGGCCCTGACCACGCGTGGTCTGGACTTCACCGCACGTTATGGTTTCGACTTCGACGAGATGGTTGGCCGCAACTGGGGTCGCCTGGATTACTCGCTGGCGGGTTCTTGGCTGATCGAGCAGGAAAACTTCCTCGACTCTACTAATGCCGCCAACTACACAAGCGACCGTGGCAATCTGTTCTTCCCGAATGTCCGCTTCACTTCGTCGCTTACCTACACGCCCAATGATACTTGGAGTGTCAACTGGTCGGTGGATTGGCAGTCTGCTCAGAACATCAACCGCAACCGTGACTTGATCTTGAACGCCGACAACCGCGCGCAAGATTTGAACAACACCGGTAACTTCATGCGCAACGATTTCACCGTCCGCTACAATGTCCGTGATAATCTGTCGCTGCGTGCTGGCGTCACGAACGCCTTTGACGCGGAACAGGCGCCGCAGTTGGGTCAAACGCTTTACAGCAACTTCGACCCCTACGGCCGTCGTTTCTTCATCGGGCTTAACTACCGCGCCTGGTAAGACGACAAACTGAATGACGAGAAGGGGCGGCCTATGGCCGCCCTTTTTTTATAAGAGCGCCACCTCCCTTGTCAGGCGGCCCCTCCCTCTCTAAACGGGCCGCTTAACCGACAAGCAGACGTGAGCGTCGCAGGGCCAGGCTCTGCGGGGGGCTTCTCGCGCGCGTAGAGAACGAAGGACGACGCACTCCCTTGGACGCCTCGGACATCCGTCATGACGAACGCGACGCCATGGTGCGCGCGGCGCTGGCCGAACAGGGCGACAGCGGCGTGACGCCGCGCCATACGTTGTTTTACTTCTATGGCGAGGGCGACCACGGCGACCTGAACGAGGTCGCCCGGCGCGCCGGCTTTCTGACACGCGGCGCCGACGACATGACGGTGCTCGAAACGACCATGGCGGTGGACGAGGCGTCTTTCGCGGCGACCTCGGCCATGATGCAGACCTGGGCCGCGGCCTTCCAGCTTGAGTATGACGGCTGGGAATGCGCGGTCGTGACCCACTAGCGTTCAATAAGAAGAAGAGCTGGCGATGCCCAAGCGCACAGACATCAAGTCCATCCTCATCATCGGCGCCGGCCCGATCGTCATCGGCCAGGCGTGCGAGTTCGACTATTCCGGTGTTCAGGCCTGCAAGGCGCTGAAGGCGGAAGGCTACCGGGTCATCCTGGTCAACTCGAACCCCGCCACCATCATGACCGACCCGGAGGTGGCCGACGCCACCTATATCGAGCCGATCACGCCCGAGATGGTCGAGAAGATCATCATCAAGGAAAAGCCCGACGCCCTGCTGCCGACCATGGGCGGCCAGACCGCGCTGAACACCGCCCTGGCCCTGCATGAATCCGGCGCGCTGGCCAAGCACGGCGTCGAGATGATCGGCGCCAAGGCCGAGGTCATCGACAAGGCCGAGGATCGCCAGAAGTTCCGCGACGCGATGGACAAGCTGGGCCTGGAATCGCCCCGCTCCAAGGCCGCCCATTCGATGGAAGAAGCGCTGGAGGGGCTGGAGTTCGTCGGCCTGCCCGCCGTGATCCGCCCGTCCTTCACCCTGGCCGGCACAGGCGGCGGCATCGCCTTCAACCGCGAGGAGTTCGAGGAGATCGTCCTGCGCGGGCTGGACCTGTCGCCGACCACCGAGGTGCTGATCGAGGAATCGGTCCTGGGCTGGAAGGAATATGAGATGGAGGTCGTCCGCGACACCGCGGACAACTGCATCATCATCTGCTCGATCGAGAACGTCGACCCGATGGGGGTCCACACCGGCGATTCCATCACTGTCGCCCCTGCCCTGACGCTGACCGACAAGGAATATCAGCGGATGCGGACGGGCTCGATCAATGTGCTGCGCGAGATCGGCGTCGAGACGGGCGGCTCGAACGTCCAGTGGGCGATCAACCCCGCCGACGGCCGCATGGTCGTGATCGAGATGAACCCGCGCGTGTCGCGCTCGTCGGCCCTTGCGTCCAAGGCCACCGGCTTCCCCATCGCCAAGGTCGCGGCGCGTCTGGCGGTCGGCTACACCCTGGACGAACTGACCAACGACATCACCCAGGTGACGCCGGCCAGCTTCGAGCCGTCGATCGACTATGTTGTCACCAAGATCCCGCGCTTCGCCTTTGAGAAATACCCCGGCTCGGAGCCCCTGCTGGGCACCTCGATGAAGTCGGTGGGCGAGGTGATGGCCATCGGCCGCACCTTCCAGGAATCGATGCAGAAGGCGCTTCGCGGGCTTGAAACCGGCCTGTCGGGCTTCGACGAAATCGAGATCGAAGGGGTGGCCGGCGCCGAAGACGACGCCACGGCCCGCGGCGCCGTCGTCCGCGCCCTGGGCGTTCCGACCCCCGACCGCATCCGCGTCATCGCCCAGGCCTTCCGCCACGGCCTGACGGTCGAGGAGGTCAACGCCGCCTGCGCCTACGAACCCTGGTTCCTGCGCCAGATCGCCGACATCGTGCGCGAGGAAGGCCATGTGCGGGTCAAGGGCCTGCCGACCGACCCGACCGAGTTCCGCCGCCTGAAGTCCAAGGGCTTCTCCGACGCCCGTCTGGCTCAGCTGACCGGCCAGAGCGAAAAATCCGTCCGGACCGCTCGTCGCGGCCTGCACGTGCGCCCGGTGTTCAAGCGGATCGACACCTGCGCCGCCGAGTTCGCCAGCGCCACCGCCTATATGTATTCGACCTATGAGACCGGCGCTCTGGGCCAAATCCCCGAGTGCGAGTCCGAACCGACGAACAAGAAGAAGGCCATCATCCTGGGCGGCGGTCCGAACCGGATCGGCCAAGGGATCGAGTTCGACTACTGCTGCTGCCA containing:
- a CDS encoding VOC family protein, whose amino-acid sequence is MSRIGAITLLVHDYDAAIAFYVGKLGFALSEDTDMGGGKRWVRVTPKGGETSLSLARATTDAQKAQVGNQAGGRVWLFLETDDLMRDHAAWLAAGVHFRETPRHETYGKVVVFEDLYGNAWDLIEPATGA
- the purT gene encoding formate-dependent phosphoribosylglycinamide formyltransferase, translating into MKLGTPLSDTAVRVMLLGSGELGKEVAIELQRLGVEVIAVDRYPNAPAMQVAHRSHVIPMTDAQVLNGVILAEAPHFIVPEIEAIATEVLADIEAAGMATVIPTARAVQLTMNREGIRKLAAEALGLPTSPYAFAGSAEELAAGAEAVGYPNFVKPVMSSSGKGQSFVESADEVADAWTYAQDSGRVAGARVIVEGRIDFDFEITLLTVRSRGADGTTRTDFCAPIGHRQVKGDYVESWQPQAMTPAALAASQHIAAKVTAALGGYGVFGVELFVKGDQVWFSEVSPRPHDTGLVTLASQTMSEFALHARAILGLPVDVSQREPAASAVIYGGLDAQGIAFEGVAEALSVPTADLRLFGKPEAFERRRMGVAVARGADVEQARDRAREAAGRVKVVRN
- a CDS encoding carbon starvation CstA family protein, whose amino-acid sequence is MGKLSTPIIFGAIAILGAVSLGIIALHQGESISAVWMVVAAVCTYAIAYRFYSRYLANKVMQLNPARLTPAMRRNDGLDYVPTPKNVLFGHHFAAIAGAGPLVGPVLAAQMGYLPGVLWILVGAVLAGAVQDMMVLFMSTRRDGKSLGDMIRTEMGNIPGIIAQVGVLMIMVIILAVLALVVVKALAESPWGTFTVAATIPIAIFMGLYTRFLRPGRVGEVSVIGVVLLILAIIGGGHIAADPFWGPAFTLTGPTLAILMMVYGFIASVIPVWLLLAPRDYLSTFLKIGAIVALAVGILIVRPHLQMPAITPFIDGTGPVFAGALFPFLFITIACGAVSGFHALISSGTTPKLLENEAQIPMIGYGAMLCESFVAVMALIAATVLDPAVYFAMNSPVAVIGKDAASAAAAVAQWGFHITPGELEQLARDVGEHSILSRAGGAPTLAVGMAHILSGVIGGKAMMAFWYHFAILFEALFILTTVDAGTRVCRFMIQDLLGVAVPKMRETKSWGANVVATALTVGLWGYFLYTGVVDPLGGINSLWPLFGIANQMLAAVALILGTVVLFKMKREKFAWVMVVPATWLLICTLTAGFQKLFHPDVRIGFLSHARKYQEALGAGELIAPAKSIGDMHRIVVNDYVNSTLTAGFLFVVVTMVVYGVLACRKAYANNRPTVREYPESHQLTAADEAADAARA
- a CDS encoding YbdD/YjiX family protein; translated protein: MPDVQDDLLCLCRDTALRWGRGVRRTAGAMIGQPDYQAYVDHAATTHPDQPPLDKTAFFRLHEQRRFGGAGGFKCC
- a CDS encoding S41 family peptidase, producing the protein MSETGDWRQMMVMRLSVSARLFSLLLLGLPLSVPAVAQPVDSPVVDPVVATAPSRDRARLNQRVFDRVWSEVRRGYYDPTLQGVDWNAARATFRPQALAASDERGLYRVINAMLDLLDDGHAAASPPAAVRRQEAQFARRAVMGLTLMRGETPDDWTVERVRPGSPAEAAGVQMGWALNSVDGKPWGPDVESYDGVPVQLVLTDDAGQRREIALTPRVMEAIKPFTADKSRPGVLVLRVEQFDKGLGAWMGSELEGLPPDIDVVLDLRGNPGGRLMEAESVLTCFLPRDQVWATRTGRSGRPVVLRAAGDCGDRRDPLANDVAVLVDQGSRSAAELTPAALQEARRGIVLGEKTGGSVLIAQETNLPDGGRLTLSRADFVTSGGIRLEKRGVTPDIAAPRTVAQRRAGDDPTLEAAIAALRAEERARASTPASGL
- a CDS encoding SDR family NAD(P)-dependent oxidoreductase, producing the protein MNGSAVVIGATGGIGRAMVERIAADGAFDTVWAVSRSGADVAGAQGLAADLEDEASLASAAERIGQGPAPTVIVVATGVLHDGRQPERSFRQLDAEHLLRDYRVNAVGPALAAKHLLPLMPRDRRAVFAALSARVGSIGDNRLGGWHAYRASKAALNMILRNLSVEMARSHPQAVIAGLHPGTVATDLSAPFQKGVAEGKLFTADYSAERLLSVLSNLSPADSGGVFAWDGVRVPE